Within Streptomyces roseirectus, the genomic segment ACCCGCCTTGAGCAGGGCCGCGACCGCAACCCGTCGCCCGCCGTGGTGAACGCCCTCGCGGACGCCCTCCGCCTCGACCGCGCGGAACGCGCTCACCTGCGCTACCTGACGAAGATCACCGCCGGCACGTGCCCCTCGCACCCGCAGCCCGCCCCCGCGCCCCGCGAGGTCCGCCCGGCCGTCCTCGCGACCCTGCGCCTCCTGGAGCCCGGCGTCGCGATGGTCACCAACCGCCTGGGCGACGTCCTCGCGCACACGCCCGCCTTCGCCGCCCTGACCGCCGGAACCGGCCTCCTGGACGCCGACGCCCCCAACCTCACCCGCTACGTCTTCACCGACCCCCGCGCGCGTGCCCTCTTCCCCGACTGGGACGACGTCGCCGACGAGCAGGCGTTCGACCTCTGGCTCGGCCCCTCCGCCTCGGCCTTCGCCTGGTCCACCGAGACCCTCGTCCCCGACGCCGGCGAGGCCCTGGCCGGCCGCCTCGACCGCCACGTCGTCCCCCACCGAGGCCCCCTCCACCTCGCCCACCCCTCCGGCCCCACCCTCCGCCTCACCCGCCAGACCCTCGAACTCCCCGACGACGCCCAGCAACTGGTCGTCTTCCTCCCGGCGGACGAGCCGACGGAACGCGCCCTGGCGGATCTGCTCCACAAGGCCGGGCAGCAACCGGAGAGGCGCCTGCGCGCGATCTCGTAGGGCTCGGCGGGAACGCGGGCACGGAGCGGGACCGTCGGCGGGGCCACGCGCCAGGGCGACGGGCGGGCCCCCGGGACGGCGAGGAGACCCCCGACGACGCCGAGAAGGCCCACTCCGCAGGGAAGGCCACCCACGCCGCAGAGATGCCCTCTCACGACGGCACACGGGCCCTCCACCCCCGCACGAAGTTCCCGCACGCCCCTTCACACCGCCCCCTCCTGAAGCCCTCGCGCCGCCAACCGCCCCGCCAGCTCCACGAGTTCACCCGCCCTCAGCACCCGCCCCCCGAATCCCGGCAACGGCACGTGCAGCGCGCGCACCCACCGCTCCGGTATCCCCGCCACCCCGTACACGGCGCCCGCGAGCGCGCCGGTGACGGCCGCCACGGTGTCCGTGTCGCCGCCCAGGTCGATCGCGGCCCGCAGGGCGTCCTCGAACGAACCGGTGGTCCGCAGCGCCCACACGGCGGAGCCGAGGCAGGGCCAGACGGCGCCGTTGAACTCGGTCGCCAGGTCGGGGTGCCAGCCGGGGTCCAGGACGACGGCGTACCGCGCGCGGTGACCGGCGTCCAGGAGCGCGACGGTCTCCGGCACGGCGGCCAGGGGGTCGTGCCCGGTGAGGGCGACCCGGATCAGCTCGTGCAGGGCGGCGGTGCCCTCCTCGGCCGCGCGGTCCCCGTGAGTCAGCGCGGCGAGCCCGCGTCCGACGTCGAGGGTGGCCGCCCGGCCCCGGCCGGCGAAGTACACCGCCGAGGTCGCCGCCCGCATCAGCGCACCGTTCCCGGCGGCCCGCTGACTGACCTGGAAGTGCAGCGCGGCAGCGGTGTCCCACGGGTCCCCGCCGGTCAGGACCGCCTCCGTCTGGAGGCCGATGTCCTTGGGGTCGCCCGCCGCCCACCGCCGGAACCGCCGGAACACGTCCGCGGGGTCGAACCCGTCGCACTCCAGCAGCGACTCCCCGACAAGGACGGCCATCTGCGTGTCGTCGGTGGCCTCACCCGGGTCCCAGCCCCCGCCGCCGCACATCTCCACGGCCCGGACGCCCGGCGGGAAGCGCGCGGAGAAGGCTCCCTCCGGGCCGAACTCGAAGGGGGCGCCCAGGGCGTCGCCGACGGCCGAGCCGAGGACGGCGCCGGTGGCGCGGGAGAGGCGGTAGGGCGTGCTGGAGCCCGCCGTCGTGTCCGGTGCCGGCATCATGTCCCCCCGTTCTTCCCGCCGTTCTGTCCCCGCCCGGTCCGGCAGGGGGCTTACTGCCGTGCCGTCTCCGGGTGCAGGCGCACCCAGCCCTCCCAGGCGGACGTGATCATCTCCTGGACGTCGTGCTTGGCCTGCCAGCCCAGTTCGGCGCAGACGCGTTCGGCGGAGGCGACGACGCTCGGGGGGTCGCCGGCCCGGCGGGGGAGGACGGTGGGGGGCAGGTGGTGGCCGGTGACGGCGGAGATGCGGTCGATCATCTCGCGGACGGAGACGCCCTCGCCGCGGCCGATGTTGAGGGTCAGGGTGCGCCCGGGGGACGCCTGGAGGGCGCGGGCCGTCGCGACGTGGGCGTCCGCGAGGTCGACGACGTGGATGTAGTCGCGCACGCACGTGCCGTCCGGCGTGGGGTAGTCGGCGCCGAAGACGCGCGGGGGCTCACCGACGGTGAGGCGTTCGAAGACCATGGGCACCAGGTTGAACACGCCGGTGTCGGCGAGGGCGGGCTCGGCCGCGCCCGCGACGTTGAAGTAGCGCAGGCAGGCCGTCGACAGGCCCGTCGCCCGCGCGGTCGCGTTCACCAGCCACTCGCCCGCCAGCTTCGTCTCCCCGTAGGGCGACATCGGCAGGCAGGGCGTCTCCTCGGTGACCAGATCGACGTCGGGCATGCCGTAGACGGCCGCCGAGGAGGAGAAGACGAAGGACGCGACGCCCGCCTTCGTCACCTGCTCCAGCAGGACGCGCAGCCCCTCCACGTTCTCCCGGTAGTAGTGCAGCGGGCGCTCCACCGACTCGCCGACCTGCTTCTTCGCCGCCAGGTGCACCACGCCCGTCACACCGTGCCCCGCGAGCACGTCCGCCAGCCGCCCGGCGTCCAGCACCGACCCCTCCACCAGCGGGACGTCGGCCGGGAGCCGCCCGGCGATGCCCGACGACAGGTCGTCGTACACCACCGTCCGCTCGCCCGCCTCGGTCATCGCCCGGACGACGTGCGCCCCGATGTACCCGGCGCCCCCTGTGATCAGCCACGTCATGTACGGCCCTTCCCCTCCACGTACCGGCTTGCTCACCCCAGTCAAGCAGGCGCCGGCTCCCGGCGCCGAGCCTGTGGATAACTCTCCGTGCCGCTCTCGCCGCGGCCCGTGGTCGCGCGCCACAGGCGGACGAAGGACCACACCGCGGCCGACAGCAGCAGGCCGTTGCGCAGCAGCATCAGGAAGCAGCCGGTCCAGGAGCAGGAGACGAGCGTGGAGTACATCCCCGGGTACACGACCGCGCTGACCGCCGTCGCCGCCAGCACCAGCGCGGTGACGGGCCGCTGCACGGTGTGCCGCGAGGTCAGGCACACCGCCGAGAGCCCGACCAGCCAGATCATGTACTGCGGGCTGATGACCCTGCTGGTGACCGTGAACAGCAGGACGGCGCACAGGGCGGCGTCGAACGGCGTGGCCGACGTGAACCGGCGGGCGCGCAGACGCCACAGCAGGAGCAGACCGAAGGCGACGGCGGTCAGCGCCAGACAGGCGTCGGCGACCGCGCCGACGTGCGGGCCGACGAACTCTATGGCGCCGTACTGGTAGCGGACCACCCCCGGCCAGCCCGCGTGCGTGGCGAACAGCAGGACCGTGCCGCCCAGCGACTCGATCTGCACACCCCGGCCGCCCTGTTCCCGCAGGAACGAGAACGGGTGGTCGAAGGCGGCCGTCAGGAGCGCGAGAACGGTGACCGCCGTGACGGCCGCCCCCGCCCACGCCGCGCGCGTGGGACGCCCCTTCGGCGCCCCCAGGAGCAGCAGCGCCGGCCACACCTTCACCAGCGCCCCCAGCGCGGCGAAAACGCCCCCCACGCGCGGGCGGCGCGCCATGGCCACCAGGGAGACCACGGCCAGGGCGGTGACCTGCACGTCGTAGCGGGCCAGCGGGATGTGCAGCAGGAGCGGCAGACCGCACACCCACAGGGCGGCGCCCGCCAGCGAACGCCCTGGGGCGAGGCCCGCGCGCGCGAGGACGGCCGTCGTCACCGCGTCGGACAGGAGGGTGAGGACGACGAACGCCTGGAAGTACGTCAGGAACGGCAGCAGCGCGGGCGAGAGCATCACGGCTCCGGCGCCGGGCGGGTACTGCCACAGGGTGTCGTGGGTGGGGAACGTGCCGTGGACGAGGACGAGGTACCAGTCGTGGTAGAGCCGCCACACCTCACTGCCGACGCCGCTCCGGCCGAGCCAGGGGGAGCCGCTGTGGGTGAGCAGCCAGAGCATCGACGCGCGCGTGACGAGCCAGCCGGCGCCGAGAGCGAGCAGGCGGTGACGTTTCTTCACACCGCTCCGAAGGCGGGTGGAAGGGGTGGTCATTTGCCGGATCGTAAGCGGGACGTATCCGTTTGCTGCGCCAATGGACACCTAGAAGACAGTGAATCCCCGGTAAGACCCCTCCTATGGCCCAGATGCCGCAGAATCGCCCCGTGACGACCACTCGCCTCGCGCGCACACGTCTAACCGCCACCGCTGCCATAGCGGTCCCCGTCGCGGTCATGCTCGCCCTCGGAATGTGGCGGATCGACCGCGGCGGGATGTGGCGCGACGAGGCGGTGACCTACGAGGTCGGGCAGCGCTCGCTGCCCCAGATCTGGCACCTGCTGCACGAGGTCGACGCCGTCCACGGCCTGTACTACCTGCTCATGCACGGCGTGCTGACCGTCCACGCCAGCGAGGTCACCCTGCGGCTGCCCTCCGTCGTCGGCGCCGCCGTCGCCGCCGGACTGGTCGCCGCCATCGGCACCCGCCTCGCCCGCCCGCGCGTGGGCCTGTGGGCGGGCCTGCTGTTCGCGTGCACCCCGATGGTCTCCCACTACGCCCAGGAAGGCCGCTCGTACGCCCTCGTCGCGGCCGGCGCGATCGGCGCGACCTACCTGCTCCTGCGAGCCCTGGACGGCGGCCCCTGGTGGCCCTACGGCCTCACCCTCGCCGTCACCTGCCTGCTGCACGAGTTCGCCGTGCTGGTCCTGCTCGCCCACGGCGTCACCCTCGTGCTGTGCGGGGCGGCCCGGCGCGCGTGGACGCGCTGGCTGGCTTCCGCGGCGGCCGTCGTCCTGGTCCTCGCGCCCCTCGCGTACATCTCCAACGGGCAGTCCGCGCAGGTGTCCTGGCTGACCAGACCCGACATGGAGCGCGTCGAGCGGCTGGCGCACATGTTCATCGGCATGTACGGCGCCGTCTACTGGACCTGCCTGCTGCTCGCCGTCGTCGCCCTGCCGAGCCGGCGCCGCCTGTCCGTCGCGACGGTCGCGGCCCCCCTCCTGGTCGTCCCGCCCGCCGCGCTGCTCCTGGTCTCCCAGGAACGGCCCATGTACGACGACCGGTACGTGCTGTACGCGCTCGCGGGCGCGCCGCTGCTGGCCGCCGCCGGGGCCGACCGGGTGCTGCGGGGCCTGTCCCTCCTGGCCCGCAGGGTCGCCCCGCGCGCGGGAGACGCCGCCGAGGTCCCGCCCGCGCGCGTCGACGCCCCGACCCTGGCCCTGAGGCTCGACCCCGTTCCGGCGGGCGCGCCCGCGCGGGCCGACGATTCCGACGGGCGCGGCCTGGCCGTCGTCCCGCAGACGCGCCCGTCGGAGTCGTCGGCCGACGGGCCGTCCACCGGGAACCCGCCTGGGCGCCCGCGCGTCCGTATGGCGCTGCGGGGGGCTGTCGCCCTCGCGGGGGCCCTGGCGATCGCCGGGTCCTTCGCGTTCCAGCTCCCGGAGCAGCGGTTCGAGCGGACGACGGCCTCGCGCGGGGACGACCTCGCCGAGGTCGGCGCCGCCGCCGCGCGCCTGATGCGGCCCGGGGACGCCGTGCTGTACCTGCCGGCGATCTCGCGGCGGTCGGCGCTGGCCTACCCGGCGGACTTCCGGGGCACCCGCGACATGACGCTGGACGTCCCGGGCCCCGCCTCCGGGACGCTCTACGGGACGGAACTCTCCCCGGCCGAGGTGCGGGCGAAGCTCGCGGGCGTCGACCGGCTCTGGGTGGTCTCCCAGTCGCACGCCCTGTGGCGCGGCAGCCGGTGGGCGCCCGAGGAGCCCGTCGAGAAGACCAAGCTGGCCCTCGTCAAGGACGACTTCGTCGCGGCGGTGCCCCGCCAGGTCGCCGTCCTGCGCGGCACGGTGATCCGGCTGTACGTCCGCAAGGACCGGGGCGCGACGGGCGCCTAGGCGCGGCCTCGCTCCCCGGCGCGCGCCTCCGACAGCGCCGCCTCGTCCAGGGCCTCGGTCAGGGTGTCGAGCTGGCTCTTCAGGACGCGGATCTGCTCGTGGTCGAAGCTCGTCGCGGAGAGGATGCGGCGGGGCACCTGGAGCGCCTGCGCGCGCAGGGCGGTGCCCTCCTCGGTGAGCTGGACCTCGACGGAGCGCTCGTCGCGCGCGCTGCGTTCGCGGCGGACCAGGCCGGCCGTCTCCAGGCGCTTGAGGAGGGGCGAGAGGGTGCCGGAGTCGAGGCGCAGGTGCTCGCCGAGCTTCTTGACCGGCAGGGCGCCCTCCTCCCAGAGGACCAGCATCACGAGGTACTGGGGGTAGGTCAGGCCGAGGTCCTTGAGGATCACTCGGTAGACCCCGTTGAACGCGCGCGAGGCGGCGTGCAGCGAGAAGCAGATCTGGCGGTCCAGGTGCAGCCAGCTCTCTTCGGCTGCGGCGGGCGTCGGCGTCGTCGGGCTCATGCCACCAGGGTAGCGCTTGCGGGCCATTCAGTTGTGCACAACTTAATTGTGTGCTCTACTTATCTCCGTGAGGCGGTCCCGAAGCGGAGACGCGAAAGGGCCGGCCACCCCCGTCACGACTCTCCAAGAGGGATGGTTTCAACCATGGACGCGCTCTACACCGCCGTCGCCACCGCCACCCACGGGCGCGAGGGACGCGCCGTCTCCTCCGACGGCAAGATCGACCTCCCCCTCTCGATCCCCGTGGAGATGGGCGGCAACGGCCAGGGCACCAACCCGGAGCAGCTTTTCGCCGCCGGTTACGCCGCCTGTTTCGGCAGCGCGCTCGGCCTCGTCGGCCGCAACGCCAAGGTCGACGTCAGTGACGCCGCCGTGACCGCCGAGGTCGGCATCGGCAAGCAGGGCGAGGGCTTCGGCCTCAAGGTCACCCTCCGCGTCGAGCTTCCCGACACGGTCGACGAGGCCACCGGCCGCAAGCTCGTCGAGACCGCCCACCAGGTCTGCCCGTACTCCAACGCCACCCGCGGCAACGTCGAGGTCGACCTCGTCATCGAGTAATCGTTTCTCCCCCGGGGCGGGTCACCGAACCCGCCCCGGCGAGGGCCGCAACGCCCCCGAGAACGCCCCCAGCGGCCCCTCAGACCGCCCGGTGGGCCGTTCCGTCCACTATCCCCCGGCTGGACGGAACGGCCTTCCAGGCAGCCGGAGGGGCCTTCGGCGTGTCGCGTCACCCCGCCAGCAACCGAACCCGCGCGGCCCCACCCGCTCAGTACCGAACCCGCGCCAGCACTTCCCCCGTCCGCCTGCTCCACGCCACCACCACCGCCTCCTCCGGCACCGGATGCCACCGCGTCAGCAGCAGCCACCGCACGCGGTACCGCCGCCCCAGCGCGGCCCGCTCGGCGAGGCCGGACGAGGGCGCGAGGTACGCGCGGACGTCCGCGAGGCGCGCCTCACGCGCACGCGCATCCAGCGCCGCGTCCGGCCAGGCCGGCGCCGCCAGGTTCGCCCCGTACCCGGCGATGGCGTGCACGGCGTGGTAGCCGTCGGTGATGACGACCTCGCCGGGACGGATGTGCCGGGCGGCCCAGTCGTAGGAGGGCCAGTCGGGCGGCTGGGCGAAACCGACGGGGTCCAGCGCGCGCGGGACGACCGCACCTGCCTGGACGGTCCACAGGCCCAGGCAGGCCGCGACGGCGGCGCACCCCGCGAGCACCCGGCGTCCGGCTCCCCACGGCCGGGGCGCCGCCAGCGCGACCGCGAGCGCGAACTGGAGCGGGACCAGCGTGAGCCCGAGCACGCGCCCGTACGTGTAGTGCCCGCTGACCCACCCGTACGCCACCACCGCGCACTCCAGGACGAACAGCAGCACCAGCGGATCCCGGGCGGAGCGCCGCGCCCGCGCCCACAGCGCCGGAAGCCCGAGCAGCGCGAGCCAGAAGTGGCCCCACAGATCGCGGTACAGCCGCTTGTGCATGCCGTCGACGCCGGTGTCCCCGGCCAGCGCGAACACGTCGAAGTAGGGCCAGACGGCCGCGACGGCGACCGCCGCGCAAAGAGCCGTCGCCCAGCGCGCGAGCGCCCCCGCCAGCGGGCCCCGCTCCCACCCGAGGACGAACGCCGCGCCCCCGAGGAACGCGGCCACGGCCGTGATCGGGTGCACCAGGAGGATCACCCCGTACA encodes:
- a CDS encoding ADP-ribosylglycohydrolase family protein → MMPAPDTTAGSSTPYRLSRATGAVLGSAVGDALGAPFEFGPEGAFSARFPPGVRAVEMCGGGGWDPGEATDDTQMAVLVGESLLECDGFDPADVFRRFRRWAAGDPKDIGLQTEAVLTGGDPWDTAAALHFQVSQRAAGNGALMRAATSAVYFAGRGRAATLDVGRGLAALTHGDRAAEEGTAALHELIRVALTGHDPLAAVPETVALLDAGHRARYAVVLDPGWHPDLATEFNGAVWPCLGSAVWALRTTGSFEDALRAAIDLGGDTDTVAAVTGALAGAVYGVAGIPERWVRALHVPLPGFGGRVLRAGELVELAGRLAARGLQEGAV
- a CDS encoding organic hydroperoxide resistance protein: MDALYTAVATATHGREGRAVSSDGKIDLPLSIPVEMGGNGQGTNPEQLFAAGYAACFGSALGLVGRNAKVDVSDAAVTAEVGIGKQGEGFGLKVTLRVELPDTVDEATGRKLVETAHQVCPYSNATRGNVEVDLVIE
- the galE gene encoding UDP-glucose 4-epimerase GalE, with product MTWLITGGAGYIGAHVVRAMTEAGERTVVYDDLSSGIAGRLPADVPLVEGSVLDAGRLADVLAGHGVTGVVHLAAKKQVGESVERPLHYYRENVEGLRVLLEQVTKAGVASFVFSSSAAVYGMPDVDLVTEETPCLPMSPYGETKLAGEWLVNATARATGLSTACLRYFNVAGAAEPALADTGVFNLVPMVFERLTVGEPPRVFGADYPTPDGTCVRDYIHVVDLADAHVATARALQASPGRTLTLNIGRGEGVSVREMIDRISAVTGHHLPPTVLPRRAGDPPSVVASAERVCAELGWQAKHDVQEMITSAWEGWVRLHPETARQ
- a CDS encoding glycosyltransferase family 87 protein; translated protein: MTTPSTRLRSGVKKRHRLLALGAGWLVTRASMLWLLTHSGSPWLGRSGVGSEVWRLYHDWYLVLVHGTFPTHDTLWQYPPGAGAVMLSPALLPFLTYFQAFVVLTLLSDAVTTAVLARAGLAPGRSLAGAALWVCGLPLLLHIPLARYDVQVTALAVVSLVAMARRPRVGGVFAALGALVKVWPALLLLGAPKGRPTRAAWAGAAVTAVTVLALLTAAFDHPFSFLREQGGRGVQIESLGGTVLLFATHAGWPGVVRYQYGAIEFVGPHVGAVADACLALTAVAFGLLLLWRLRARRFTSATPFDAALCAVLLFTVTSRVISPQYMIWLVGLSAVCLTSRHTVQRPVTALVLAATAVSAVVYPGMYSTLVSCSWTGCFLMLLRNGLLLSAAVWSFVRLWRATTGRGESGTESYPQARRREPAPA
- a CDS encoding helix-turn-helix transcriptional regulator, whose protein sequence is MGTPLGDFVRARRDAVQPGELGLPERGRRRSPGLRRSDLAARAGVSVEYLTRLEQGRDRNPSPAVVNALADALRLDRAERAHLRYLTKITAGTCPSHPQPAPAPREVRPAVLATLRLLEPGVAMVTNRLGDVLAHTPAFAALTAGTGLLDADAPNLTRYVFTDPRARALFPDWDDVADEQAFDLWLGPSASAFAWSTETLVPDAGEALAGRLDRHVVPHRGPLHLAHPSGPTLRLTRQTLELPDDAQQLVVFLPADEPTERALADLLHKAGQQPERRLRAIS
- a CDS encoding MarR family winged helix-turn-helix transcriptional regulator, yielding MSPTTPTPAAAEESWLHLDRQICFSLHAASRAFNGVYRVILKDLGLTYPQYLVMLVLWEEGALPVKKLGEHLRLDSGTLSPLLKRLETAGLVRRERSARDERSVEVQLTEEGTALRAQALQVPRRILSATSFDHEQIRVLKSQLDTLTEALDEAALSEARAGERGRA
- a CDS encoding glycosyltransferase family 39 protein — encoded protein: MLALGMWRIDRGGMWRDEAVTYEVGQRSLPQIWHLLHEVDAVHGLYYLLMHGVLTVHASEVTLRLPSVVGAAVAAGLVAAIGTRLARPRVGLWAGLLFACTPMVSHYAQEGRSYALVAAGAIGATYLLLRALDGGPWWPYGLTLAVTCLLHEFAVLVLLAHGVTLVLCGAARRAWTRWLASAAAVVLVLAPLAYISNGQSAQVSWLTRPDMERVERLAHMFIGMYGAVYWTCLLLAVVALPSRRRLSVATVAAPLLVVPPAALLLVSQERPMYDDRYVLYALAGAPLLAAAGADRVLRGLSLLARRVAPRAGDAAEVPPARVDAPTLALRLDPVPAGAPARADDSDGRGLAVVPQTRPSESSADGPSTGNPPGRPRVRMALRGAVALAGALAIAGSFAFQLPEQRFERTTASRGDDLAEVGAAAARLMRPGDAVLYLPAISRRSALAYPADFRGTRDMTLDVPGPASGTLYGTELSPAEVRAKLAGVDRLWVVSQSHALWRGSRWAPEEPVEKTKLALVKDDFVAAVPRQVAVLRGTVIRLYVRKDRGATGA